The Nymphaea colorata isolate Beijing-Zhang1983 chromosome 5, ASM883128v2, whole genome shotgun sequence DNA segment tctATTACGAGTGTTTCTTCTATCCCATTCACTGCAAAGATATGACCTCCCCATTTCAAAACCATGGAGTCAAACAAGAAATTATTCTTTTTTggtacaaaaaattttcttgtgtaATATACTGGTAGCTGCACTGAACAAACTGCCTTTCCTGACGCCATGCAGCAATCTTTTTTGTATTTGGTCCCTGTCCAAATCCTGAAGCACgcacaaaaaaaggaataaatgtGGTCCACTGAAAGCAGACTGTAGCTGTTGCCTCTAAATGATTTTTGAACCTTCCGAACGTGATATATGTGCTTTGGGTTTCATTTTACATGATGTGTTGCTTGAATGCTCTGTCATTCTTTAGATTGTTAACTATAAGCAGGCTTGGTGATAGTGTCTTCATGCTTGAATATAACATCTCTTGCTTCTTTGGTTTTTAGCTTGCTGCCACAAAAACATGTCATTCTGAAGCATGCCAAATGTCTCAGTTTATTGCTTTGTGGAATCAAATAAGTCTAATACATTTACTGAAGTATTATGTCTGTTGCGGCTAAAATGTATGAGTATAGTGCAGATAAAGCATTTTCGAAAAAATTGCATGCAGGTGTGGGAAGAGggccatgtgtgtgtgtatataaatatacacaCGTACACACCCATACGTGCTATGCATGATGGtgcaaaggaagaaaaacaagtatTTACTAATTAATAAATACACTCTAGAGTTGATAAGCTAAATTAAACAACTGGGGAACATGAAACAGTTAATATGCAAAAAAGATTTGACTTGGAACATTTTGGAGGCTTGTTGATACATGTATCTGGATTTTATCAGAAGACCTTTTAGGCTCTGAGATTTGTCAAAGACAATCAATAATATGCAGGTTTCTGATACTGCAAATCCATATAAGCATGTTGTTAGGCCTTATTTGAGATCATGAATTGTGTCTCAAAATCTAGTTGGGGATTTATTGATACATTATTGCATATACACTTTCATGTTTACCCCTTCGCAGGTGTTCGAACTGATTACTTGTTGAACCAATTTTGTCTTGAAAATGTTCTGTCCCATATTTGAGATGAAGTTGTAAACCTTATTTAGTGAAGATGGCCAATGGCTATATCTGCTGTGATTGTTGGATTTAATTTTACCTTATCCAGTTATTTTCCAATTGTAAGTTCGTAACCCTTATCTCAGACTCGGTTCACAGATCTATGACCTTTAAACATGAATTATGGGTTCTGTCTTTCGAATCTACATACCTTCAATTTACTGAGGCTGGTCAAAATTGTTTAATGTGGTAGGTTGTGCTTCATGATTGTAGAATGTTTGAGGATTGAAGAACCATGGCAAATGCAGAATTATTTTGTCCATCTGTTTGACACCATGCAGTTGGTGGTTGCACTGCATGTTGGATGGTCTCGTTGACCATCTACAACGAGGCAACCATATAAGGATCAAATTGTATCCGATTTACACATGGTTGGCTCTGAGGGGAAAAAACTAACATTTAGACCGACATTTAAATGATTACTGATCCCTTTGAATTCATTGCTTGTGGCTTTTTTCATCTACTTCATGTCTTCCTTTCTACTGGCCTTCATCAGTTATAATTTCTATTTTATCAGATTATTCTGGACCATGAGCACTTAACCCTTCTACCTCTGAAGGAAAAGTTTGTGCCTGCCCTTCTATCTCTGAATTGTTATGTTTTGACATCAAGAGAGCAATCCATGCTTGTACAGACTTTTTGGTCTCTCTATGGTTTTCATGAACTTATCCACTGTTTACGTCTAGGAAAGCATGACGACAGAGATCAACTCTAAAGGTGTCAGCGCAGGGCTGATTGTCTTGCTTGTTGTTGTTGGAGTTGTGCTGACCTTCATTATCGGGAACACTGTCCTCTATATATATGCTCAGAAGAGTGCTCCACCAAGAAAGAAGAAGCCTGTTtccaagaagaaaatgaagagagaaaagctcaAGCAAGGTGTCTCGGCACCTGGGGAATAAACCTccaatatcaaaatttcaagagtCTGACTCCCTTTTTAGGTCTAGGTAGGCAGGATGTTCTTGTACTTGTACTGTGGTATCTTGATGAGAATTTTCTTGGTTTTTGATTGCTTAGACCTTGCTGGAGATTTGTTAGAAATTGCTCTTGGCAATTGTTTGAACCATTTTTGGTTGACTCTCTCTCCATCCAGTGAACCGCCTGACAGTAGTTTAGCATTTTGGTTATGTGATTCATCAATCTGAAATTAACTTGGAACATTTTAGATTAGTTAAAGCATTTGGCATGCCAGATAAATTTCACCACCGAGGGCTCCATTAACAGCATCTTTCTGTTGTGGCTTGTTACTTGAGGATGTGGATACACattgtgtgtctgtgtgtgcaGGGACAAATAATTAAATGCGTCTCAAAGGTGACAAATAGAATTGCTAGTCAGATATTTGACGCGTGTAGCACATACTTTTGGAATTGACTGGAGAAACATTGACGGCAAATTTAGTTTTTAGAAAGGTCCTGTTTAGTTAAATATTTAATGGATATAAAGATTGGACGTGAGTACtgatcaatgttgtaaaaaatatCGATGAAActgttaaaaatcatttttttaaaaaaaaattcaaatacaacATGTAAAAATAagcttaaaataaaatattaaaggaTTTAAGAATAGTTAAGCTTAACATGTGCCACCATGAAATCGGTCACCGGATTCGTTTGGTTAGCCGGTGAGTCGAACAGTAGTGACAATATTATAGCAGTTCTGGACAAGCTGGTGTGAAATTCAGATCACAATCTCCTTGTTTTTTGTATAGCGTACGATTCTGTTTGATGGTATACCTCGTTCTCTGAATAGTTAGTGTACACCAACCAAGACATTAGTGGTCTTCCTCACGACGTTTTGTATTTAAAATTCAGGTTCTCGtaatattttatgtttagaaTGTACAACACTAGGTAGGCTGTTCATTAGCAAGTTTGAGccaagttgagccagctcaaactcggctgaagctcgagttgagtttgattttattagtttttgctcgactcggctcgagttcttaaaactcaaaTTCGGTTCGATTAAGTCGAGCCGAAGATTGGCTTGAGCTGAGccaatcatttcattaaaaaacttattttttatagcAAGAGGCGGCACATTGAACATCCTTCATACCAGTCATGTGCATACCTGTTTGagtattttacttttttttgataattttatgagacaCATTTTATGTATTTGCTTTCTTGAGCTTAACTGACTTTAGCCAAGCTGAGCCCACTTAACTCGAGAGCGGCTTGTTTTGGTTGTCGAGTTTATTTCTCAACTCGAACCCAACTTGAGCGAAAGCCAAACCTTCATTTTGGGTTCACAAAGCCGTCAGGCTGCCCTGatggtctttcattttttttccctctcaagTCCAGAGTGAGAATGGAGAGGCAGGACTGAGTCTCCATACGCCATCCTGTTACTTGCCGAGGCTCCAgaggctgaaatatcatttttcaaaattttaaatggaacaagtgaaattttttaaaatttgcatgtactttttttttttttttttttttatgtggagCCAGAACCCATGCAGTGTCCCTGGGCTCTGCCCGGCAGGGCTCTGCTAGGTAGTGCCACCAACAAAGTCTCCACACACCACCGCCCTCTAACCGGCAGACCTGCCAGGGCTCTGCTATTGTTTAGGCGGTGCCACCCACCGGGGTTGGGAGTCATCCGCGAAGGGACAGAGCGTCTCCCACCTTGCCCATTCTCACATCAGATTGATAAAAAAGACAATCAAGGGAATCATAAAGCAGAGGTACAAAATCTTTTTGTCAGAAGGCCGAAGcatttaacatataatttttatatgggttaaactaaaaattttaaaatttataagtaaATTTTAATCAGAGGGGGGAACATGATTCCTACCAGCCTCCTGCCTCCACCCTGCAGCCCCATTACTAATGGAGTTTGGGGTTCatgatctcatttatatatatatatatatatatatatatatatatatatatagggctgGCGTGAgtgcctgcccacgccagcccaagatagatatatatatatagggctgGCGTGAgtgcctgcccacgccagcccaagatAGCTCCATGTTTTTGCCTGCTTTATTTCAAGTTTGTTCGTGCATGTACCGGCTTCGGCttccgtttttcttttcataaaattaaaattatgagCATTCCACACACATGAGAAAGAAACTCAACTGCTTgagccagcgtggggctggCGTGAGCAGACAGCCCAAGGTACTAGTAcatagtgccccatagccaaaaatttctggctccgccactgtatATACACGCACATGTAcacgtatgtgtgtgtgtgaattgaGATCAAGTTTGTAGGGTATTGCTAAGAGAACCATAAACAATTGCTACATCATATACCATCATCAATGCATCAGTGGTTAAGGACTTTTAGtagcaatttttaaaatttgaaccatCCGGCAATGTCTGGCAGCCAGCTCATTCCAATTCTTAGATATCCACACTCACTATTAAGGTGCTTGATAAGAAAAACAgttcttgaaacacatgtttttAGCACACATGTTGCAAGAATACCATGTCTTGTTCTGACAAATGTGGGGAGATTATATCCGGTGTTTGATTATTAGATTTAAGGACAAGATTCACAATTGCAGCATGTTCTTTTCAACAAATATATAACCTTTTCCAACTGGTTGTCAAAATGCCGTCTATAAAATATGGAATGAGAAAACGGATCTTATTAGTCGCATGGGATCTGATGGGAAAGATCACAATAGTGGAAAAGGCACAAGTAGTACCCGAATTTGTAGCATGCACAAACAACCTTTTGTCTTAAAGAGTGGGAACCGAAAAAAACTAGGGGCAGCTTGGGTGCATGTTACAAATTCGAATAGCTGcaccctttttttgaaaattttctattcTTAAGATTTAGTCGATTAGATTTCGCAAAATGGATGATAGTCGGTGGTCCATACGGTCTTATATAATGTGAAAAGGAATtaaaatgaatagaaaaatgTACAAATTATTTAATggagtttcaactttcaaaccATTAGATGAACAGATGCTTAATTGAGTTggcttcagaaaaaaaaaacaactttcaaGAATatctaatatgttttttttttctaaagataTTTAAGCACAAATTTCTCCACTTAACAACTTAGAACTTGTTATGTTCACCATACGGTGTATAAAATTTTCGTGCACTAATATGGTTAAAGAAGAAAATACTtttggttaaaataaaaataaaactttttgtAAGGATACAAAAGAAAAtcgaaaagaataaaacaactgaaagaggattttttttgtaaagaattttcaaaataccctctttttcttttagcatATATAAGTTGCGTGCATCGAGCGGCACAAGCAACTTGCTCTCTTAAAACTGAACCTCAAGAGTAGAGTCTTCCATGTTAGGGAAAATGGTTTATAGCCATATTCCGGCAATAACAAAAGTATTTGTGTAGCTAAAAACACAATACAACCcccaccttttttcttttcatattaaaCTCTTGAATGCTCTCAAAAGAATGAGCCATAACGGGAAAACCCATGAGGACTTAagggttgtttgacaacaaaaaTACTTTTCGAGTGTCttatgaatctatcccaaaaaTTGAACCACCTGGGCAAGCGCTGCCTTTGCACCATTAGCAATCTTTTATAAAAGCTCAATGTTGTGCATGCGATGCACCACCCATGGAGAGAAGCATACAATGATAGCCGAGGCAGAGGAGGAGGACAAAAATCATTATCAGACTTGCACCTACGGATCCACAATAGAGGCAAGAGAGAAGCAAAGACAACGGTGAACCGGAAGACCTTTACTCTGATATTACGAGTCAAGCATAGAACATCCGCAATCGGCAACACAGAGAAATAGGGATAGGAGATCGAGTTGTGTGCACACCCCTGTGCCCATGACAAATATAcacaagcaaaaataaaaaaagggggTTGGAGTACTTTAGAATATTTTCATAAAGATATGAACATTGtaaacttttaacattttcataatcCCCATTTCATCCTTTTAAGAAGTTTCATTTTCTAGTTTAttgagggtattttggtcattacacatTCTTGAAGTGTAcaaatatatctgatttgaattggatatccaaccgattcaatccaaaaaaatcggatatgaaaaaaaatttaatattcgattaagaaatcagatcgatttggatttaataaatgacatccgatcggattcggatatgcaTAAAAATCCGATTGGATTCGGAtgagattcatttttagacaaatatcttgtatctaatgctattaaattttgaaaatttactggttgaaaattcggattcggatacaaatataaatatacaaattaaattcagatcagattctaAAATCGGATTGAAGATTCagaaaaagcggatatgattaaagattgATCCGATCTGAATTGGTTCAGTTGATATCCTTATGTGCAGGTAACCAGTTTCGTAGGGATAGAAATAAAGTTGCATgcacacaacaaatatatatacaaggaaaaaaaaaggaaggaagttGGGGTACTTTAGCTGGGGCCTTGACTGAGGCCGTCTTGTCGACAGCTTGATCAAGCCTGTCCCTAATTCGGCGTCAAAAGGTTGGTTGTGCTCTGGATGATAGTGGGAccattttaaatattaattagaatatatatagtttctacCATCATTTCAatatgatttcttctttcacatTATCGTGTCTTGGATAATAAATAATCCATGTGATCAATCACGCGATGATCAATGTAACTCATGTGCTGTTGTCGGAGGAAGCAGTGGGGGCAGATCGATAATGCATGGCGACGGCAAGATCCGATCTCTTGATTGTTTGTTGAATTTAGGCATCCCATTCGTTTGCAAGTGGGGAACGTGTGTCCCAAAGGCCGTTCGTGCAACTCCAAGCACTTGTACTTAGCTTGTCCAATTGTTCCTCGCTTTCTTCTAGCTGGTGGGTTTATTGGGGCCGGCCCTGTCTGCATCCGtgattctcaaaatttttctctctcaaccaAAGTAATTTTTGGAGGATTCCTCTTCTTTATGTTGGTTTCCTTGGctacatgatatatatatagtagccataaagagagagagagagagagcatcttAGTTTGGTTAGAGTTGTCATCGCCTTGACCACGAATGGGGCCAAGGGGGCCAGTAGGAGCCATagcagcccccctcaagtttttttgctttttttgtttttaaaataaacATGTAGTTCTAAAAACTTTTCATTCAGCAtgtatacaaattttgaaaaattatatttgggcCCCTTTTGATACTATAGTTTAATCtttctaatgaaaaatttctagctccataTTTGACCTTGACATAGAACAATGAGCAgaattgttttttaatataatgGTTCCT contains these protein-coding regions:
- the LOC116254863 gene encoding DNA-binding protein S1FA3-like, coding for MTTEINSKGVSAGLIVLLVVVGVVLTFIIGNTVLYIYAQKSAPPRKKKPVSKKKMKREKLKQGVSAPGE